Proteins encoded within one genomic window of Arachis ipaensis cultivar K30076 chromosome B08, Araip1.1, whole genome shotgun sequence:
- the LOC107612070 gene encoding MYB-like transcription factor ETC3 isoform X2, which produces MDDIDHSSSSSSSQHVSANSTEQVSNRASKVEFSEDEKTLISRMYKLVGDRWPLIAGRIPGRTADEIEKYWTSRYSSRNE; this is translated from the exons ATGGACGACATAGatcactcttcttcttcttcttcttctcaacatGTTTCTGCAAACTCTACag AACAAGTGTCCAATCGAGCTTCCAAGGTTGAATTTTCGGAGGATGAGAAAACTCTTATTTCCAGGATGTATAAACTTGTTGGGGACAG GTGGCCCTTAATTGCCGGAAGAATTCCCGGAAGAACAGCTGATGAAATAGAGAAGTATTGGACTTCAAGATACTCATCAAGAAACGAATAA
- the LOC107612070 gene encoding MYB-like transcription factor ETC3 isoform X1, giving the protein MDDIDHSSSSSSSQHVSANSTEQVSNRASKVEFSEDEKTLISRMYKLVGDSRWPLIAGRIPGRTADEIEKYWTSRYSSRNE; this is encoded by the exons ATGGACGACATAGatcactcttcttcttcttcttcttctcaacatGTTTCTGCAAACTCTACag AACAAGTGTCCAATCGAGCTTCCAAGGTTGAATTTTCGGAGGATGAGAAAACTCTTATTTCCAGGATGTATAAACTTGTTGGGGACAG CAGGTGGCCCTTAATTGCCGGAAGAATTCCCGGAAGAACAGCTGATGAAATAGAGAAGTATTGGACTTCAAGATACTCATCAAGAAACGAATAA
- the LOC107612249 gene encoding protein translation factor SUI1 homolog produces the protein MSEFDTNDIPSTFDPFAEANAEDSGIGAKDYVHIRVQQRNGRKSLTTVQGLKKEFSYSKILKDLKKEFCCNGTVVQDPELGQVIQLQGDQRKNVSTFLVQAGIVKKDNIKIHGF, from the exons ATGTCTGAATTTGACACAAACGACATTCCATCTACTTTTG ATCCGTTTGCTGAGGCAAATGCTGAGGACTCAGGTATCGGGGCGAAAGATTATGTTCATATCCGGGTGCAGCAGCGAAACGGGAGGAAAAGCCTTACAACAGTTCAAGGATTGAAGAAAGAATTCAGTTACTCCAAGATTCTTAAGGACCTCAAGAAAGAGTTTTGTTGTAATGGTACTGTTGTCCAGGACCCTGAGTTGGGCCAG GTCATACAACTTCAGGGAGATCAAAGGAAAAATGTTTCTACCTTCCTTGTGCAG GCTGGCATAGTAAAGAAGGATAATATCAAGATTCATGGTTTCTAA